A section of the Bacillus pumilus genome encodes:
- a CDS encoding APC family permease yields MYSLMKRILIGKPLKSQAAGEQKLSKIKALALLSSDALSSVAYGTEQILIVLSVVSAAAFWYSLPIAGCVLILLMALILSYRQIIYAYPEGGGAYVVSSRNLGEKPGLIAGGSLLVDYILTVAVSISAGTDAVTSAFPALYPYHVLISIVLVIVIMVLNLRGLTESASILAYPVYLFVFSLLILIGVGGFKLLTGGVPPAPEHTAVGTHVQGITLFLLLKAFSSGCSALTGVEAISNTIPSFKKPAAQNAARTLLMMGGLLAVLFVGVTLLAFGFGISPKPEETVVSQIASDTFGRTFFYYVIQAVTALILILAANTGFSAFPLLAVNLAKDKYMPRMFTVRGDRLGYSNGIIFLGVASMLLIWLFDGKTEHLIPLYAVGVFIPFTLSQTGMCVKWIREKPQGWKTKMPINIVGALISFTVFMILILTKFHLVWPVFVFLPIVLFIFHSIKKHYLSVGEQLRLLNETESVEMKGNVVIVPIAGVTRVVEQSLQYAKSLSEQVIAVHVSFDKEKDKKIEEDWEKLNSGVRLVMLHSSYRSLIHPLDKFLETVEAKANAHQYKVMVLVPQFIPKKRWHTILHNQSAFLLRFRLLWKRDIVVATLPYHFKK; encoded by the coding sequence ATGTACAGTTTGATGAAGCGTATTTTAATTGGTAAACCATTAAAATCACAGGCAGCAGGAGAACAAAAACTATCAAAAATCAAAGCGTTGGCATTATTGTCATCAGACGCATTGTCATCAGTTGCATATGGTACAGAACAAATCTTAATTGTTCTTTCTGTCGTTAGTGCAGCAGCATTTTGGTACTCACTCCCGATTGCAGGTTGTGTATTAATTCTTTTAATGGCGTTAATTCTATCTTACCGCCAGATCATTTATGCTTATCCAGAAGGCGGCGGGGCATATGTCGTCTCTAGCAGGAACCTAGGTGAAAAACCAGGTTTGATCGCTGGTGGATCATTGCTTGTAGACTATATTTTGACTGTAGCGGTGAGCATATCAGCTGGTACTGATGCCGTCACATCAGCTTTTCCAGCACTATATCCATATCATGTCTTGATCTCAATTGTATTGGTCATCGTGATTATGGTGCTCAACCTTCGTGGATTGACAGAATCGGCATCTATTCTGGCTTATCCTGTCTACTTGTTTGTATTTTCACTCCTTATCTTAATTGGAGTAGGCGGCTTTAAATTATTAACAGGAGGCGTACCACCAGCACCTGAGCATACTGCGGTAGGCACGCACGTACAAGGCATTACATTATTTCTTTTATTAAAAGCTTTTTCATCTGGCTGTTCTGCTCTGACTGGAGTAGAAGCCATTTCAAATACCATCCCATCTTTTAAAAAACCGGCTGCTCAAAATGCAGCAAGAACATTATTGATGATGGGTGGATTACTAGCTGTTTTATTTGTGGGTGTCACATTGCTTGCGTTTGGTTTCGGCATCTCGCCAAAGCCAGAAGAAACGGTTGTATCACAAATTGCATCAGACACGTTTGGGCGTACGTTTTTCTATTACGTCATTCAGGCAGTCACAGCGCTAATCCTTATATTAGCGGCAAATACCGGCTTTTCAGCCTTTCCGTTATTGGCTGTCAATTTAGCAAAGGATAAGTATATGCCGCGTATGTTTACTGTAAGAGGAGACCGGCTTGGTTACTCTAATGGCATTATCTTTTTAGGCGTAGCTTCCATGCTGCTCATCTGGTTGTTTGATGGAAAAACAGAACATCTTATCCCGCTATATGCTGTTGGTGTGTTCATTCCATTTACCCTGTCGCAGACCGGCATGTGTGTGAAGTGGATTCGTGAAAAACCGCAAGGCTGGAAAACGAAAATGCCAATCAATATCGTCGGAGCACTGATTTCCTTTACAGTTTTCATGATTCTCATTTTGACTAAGTTTCATCTCGTATGGCCAGTATTTGTTTTTCTGCCGATCGTACTATTTATCTTCCATTCCATTAAAAAGCATTACCTGTCTGTGGGAGAACAATTGCGTTTATTGAATGAAACAGAGTCTGTTGAGATGAAAGGAAATGTGGTCATCGTACCTATAGCGGGTGTGACGCGTGTTGTCGAACAATCTCTTCAATATGCAAAGTCTTTGTCAGAGCAAGTCATAGCAGTGCATGTATCCTTTGATAAAGAAAAGGATAAGAAAATTGAAGAGGATTGGGAAAAGCTTAATAGCGGCGTACGACTTGTGATGCTTCATTCGTCCTATCGAAGCCTCATACACCCGCTTGATAAATTTCTTGAAACCGTTGAGGCAAAAGCAAATGCGCATCAATATAAAGTGATGGTGCTTGTGCCTCAATTTATCCCGAAAAAAAGATGGCACACCATTTTGCATAATCAATCTGCCTTTTTATTAAGATTCCGCCTGTTATGGAAGCGGGATATTGTGGTGGCGACCCTGCCTTATCATTTTAAAAAGTAG